Proteins encoded within one genomic window of Babesia bigemina genome assembly Bbig001, chromosome : IV:
- a CDS encoding -Ribonuclease BN: MVICACLVAAAWTAVSAIAPPPAVGTLVTGFVAEWGFKSHKGERQLTRTLHSPVLHQSGSWNSRSYGRRRSSVNSNTNDILGGDRFLLFGDGGHDKILPTPKVSDNGGAKQTSHPRRHGVRPVGDDNSRVASTEIRAAAKTQARRQSGWDDAASEQPNSVDEVTVMYSKGLRENFTAVDPGHAATKHKSADAHHLAKPGNAGDENVSGQQESSRKQGNSHKEALYSQLVRLFESVGPVMRTDNAGLYDELQSFIADLKWDAWEAAAVSPDGIKEFYSLKLGKYKSLDMGFRRYLSEQMRRSKESLNTWPPILSNALTRLTKSLGMQHPLDVDEFLLLLDELVDRYHKHESERRSKVLHAIKDWLVNTAVAAVDFVLPLKPAERLVGALSITKSVFKWIASQILRHDGVYFTFNEFGLFKYYEMTKSYIHVPDGDSWPQDCQPLAPPGGGTWKLTFLGSGSRKASKTRVTSSIVFARSGVEHLWLFDCGEGSIIRLYATGYSDRRVRKIFLTHLHGDHSFGLFSFLSSVPGATPIEVYGPSGTAQFIANVLSSTSKSQQLRSLVVHELVAPGNEASARNERENSEKSFKINYLYPDDNMHYVAHEDDTCVVKAAPLVHTINTVGYVVQEKMVGQRYCTVGSPEPVVVSAESGDDDKCSKASVHTSQSRLPRKFVICQDTADSRLLQPLAMDADVLIHESTINMPTNAGSEMLLRLTRHVSSDPMKRTTMRMLDQLLQTEEMKFQMCHSTLSNIHYYYNRKIRALRDVIQRQETLDEALNHPDEAPEDNPASQPAAGGTNSTADNDNDLQEKRKPSWTTMVRKLIGELKLYTETQVAAKIVGNVVRLVALINELTGVSLAGKDQPKSRVMQRNMRAMASQLLRENGIQVDRKIDATGEADNSKASESIDRMAPLIFQYWSDVMGLQLPVLEQGNYSRLEWEQLYNAYARFNGHSTCLQAGEFASSIRARKLILTHFSQTCPDGPQSEHILTMTRIAHAALRGYRRHQAVKDGHKLIVGTAWDNFSLTI, from the coding sequence ATGGTAATATGTGCGTGTCTAGTGGCAGCAGCGTGGACCGCAGTTTCAGCTATCGCACCTCCGCCGGCGGTAGGAACCCTGGTAACTGGGTTCGTGGCAGAGTGGGGATTCAAGTCGCATAAAGGTGAAAGACAGCTTACCAGGACGCTACATAGTCCAGTATTACACCAAAGTGGTAGTTGGAATAGCCGCAGCTACGGTAGGCGGCGATCGAGCGTTAACAGCAATACTAATGACATTCTAGGCGGCGACCGATTTCTTTTGTTTGGTGACGGTGGGCACGACAAGATTTTACCTACGCCTAAGGTGTCAGACAATGGTGGTGCCAAGCAAACGTCCCATCCGAGGAGGCACGGCGTCAGGCCAGTGGGTGACGATAACTCCAGAGTTGCGTCAACAGAAATTAGGGCTGCTGCAAAGACGCAGGCTCGCCGCCAATCGGGTTGGGATGACGCGGCAAGTGAACAACCAAATAGCGTCGACGAGGTTACAGTAATGTACTCCAAGGGCCTACGTGAGAACTTCACAGCGGTAGACCCGGGGCATGCGGCTACCAAGCATAAGAGTGCCGATGCACACCATTTGGCGAAGCCAGGGAATGCAGGAGATGAAAATGTGTCAGGACAACAGGAAAGCTCACGGAAGCAAGGCAATTCCCATAAGGAGGCGCTATATTCCCAGCTGGTACGCCTGTTTGAGTCCGTTGGCCCCGTCATGCGAACAGATAATGCAGGCCTGTATGATGAGTTACAGTCTTTTATTGCAGACCTGAAGTGGGATGCTTGGGAAGCGGCAGCGGTATCCCCTGACGGCATCAAAGAGTTTTATAGCCTCAAACTCGGCAAGTACAAGTCTTTGGACATGGGATTCAGGCGCTACCTTTCCGAACAGATGAGACGATCTAAGGAAAGCCTTAACACGTGGCCTCCGATCTTGAGCAATGCGCTCACTAGATTGACGAAATCGCTGGGTATGCAGCACCCCCTTGACGTTGACGAATTCCTTTTGTTGCTTGACGAACTCGTGGACAGATACCACAAACACGAGAGCGAACGCAGATCAAAAGTCCTTCATGCGATTAAAGACTGGTTGGTGAACACTgcagtggcggcggtggatttTGTGCTCCCTTTGAAGCCCGCTGAGCGGCTTGTGGGGGCACTATCGATCACGAAGTCGGTATTCAAGTGGATTGCTTCACAAATATTGCGGCACGACGGAGTATACTTTACCTTTAATGAGTTCGGTTTGTTCAAGTACTATGAAATGACAAAGTCATACATCCACGTACCTGATGGCGACTCGTGGCCTCAGGATTGCCAGCCACTTGCCCCACCGGGGGGTGGCACCTGGAAGCTGACATTCCTAGGCTCGGGTTCTAGGAAGGCATCCAAAACGCGTGTAACATCTTCCATAGTGTTCGCACGCTCTGGCGTGGAGCACCTGTGGTTGTTTGACTGCGGAGAAGGGTCCATAATACGCCTCTACGCTACAGGATACAGCGACAGGCGTGTACGAAAAATCTTCCTCACTCACTTGCATGGCGACCACTCCTTTGGATTATTCTCGTTCCTCAGTTCAGTTCCAGGTGCTACCCCGATTGAAGTGTACGGTCCTTCGGGCACCGCTCAATTTATCGCAAACGTACTTTCATCGACTTCAAAATCTCAACAGTTACGGTCATTAGTCGTGCACGAACTTGTTGCTCCTGGAAATGAAGCGAGTGCACGCAATGAGCGAGAGAATTCAGAGAAATCGTTCAAGATAAACTATCTCTACCCTGACGATAATATGCATTACGTTGCCCATGAGGATGACACGTGCGTTGTTAAGGCTGCGCCCCTGGTCCACACCATCAACACTGTGGGTTACGTCGTCCAGGAAAAGATGGTGGGACAACGTTATTGTACCGTGGGGTCTCCCGAACCAGTGGTGGTGTCCGCAGAATCCGGAGATGATGATAAGTGTAGCAAGGCGTCGGTGCACACGAGCCAATCAAGGTTGCCGCGCAAATTTGTCATATGTCAGGACACGGCGGACAgccggctgctgcagccaTTAGCCATGGACGCAGACGTGTTAATCCATGAATCCACCATCAACATGCCAACCAACGCTGGTTCAGAAATGTTGCTGCGCCTAACCAGGCATGTGTCATCTGATCCGATGAAACGAACAACCATGCGAATGCTGGATCAGCTATTGCAAACAGAAGAAATGAAGTTTCAAATGTGCCACAGCACATTAAGTAATATACACTACTACTACAATCGCAAGATTCGCGCATTGCGCGATGTTATACAGCGCCAGGAAACGCTTGATGAGGCGCTGAACCACCCAGATGAAGCGCCGGAAGATAACCCTGCATCGCAGCCCGCAGCTGGTGGCACGAATTCCACTGCAGACAACGACAATGACCTCCAGGAAAAGCGTAAGCCCAGTTGGACAACCATGGTTAGAAAGCTTATTGGAGAACTCAAGTTGTACACCGAGACACAAGTCGCTGCGAAGATTGTGGGTAACGTGGTGCGTCTTGTCGCTCTTATCAATGAACTCACCGGAGTTTCCCTGGCCGGTAAAGACCAACCAAAGAGTCGGGTGATGCAAAGGAATATGCGTGCCATGGCGTCTCAGCTACTGCGAGAAAACGGGATTCAGGTAGATCGCAAGATCGATGCCACTGGGGAGGCGGATAATTCGAAAGCCAGCGAGTCCATAGATCGTATGGCGCCGCTTATTTTTCAATACTGGTCCGATGTTATGGGGTTGCAGTTGCCTGTGCTAGAGCAAGGCAATTACAGCCGCCTAGAATGGGAGCAGCTCTACAACGCCTATGCACGTTTCAATGGCCACTCGACATGTCTCCAGGCGGGCGAATTTGCGTCGAGTATTCGTGCGCGCAAGCTTATTCTGACGCACTTCTCGCAAACCTGCCCCGATGGTCCCCAAAGCGAGCACATACTCACCATGACCAGGATTGCTCACGCCGCCTTGCGTGGCTACCGCCGTCACCAGGCCGTTAAGGACGGTCATAAGCTCATAGTGGGTAC
- a CDS encoding N-acetylglucosamine-1-phosphate transferase, putative produces the protein MRQPGDLGFAARAGGGISNPARHRFTVLPSLKFEVVLACLLGVPYAVVATLLCMCDDWSTRTAFLLSTCFPLAITSYSALPKLVKALQLKGLCNINLHQKEGSERVAEPGSLWACLLYLIYLVGLGAANAGPNDIAIFNCALVAITTLTILGLVDDIVQLGWFSKVAVPGIVAIHICKAFPRETVLTVPRVLPLIGGHAINIGSAYYASLVLLAIFFVNAINIYAVGESAIIAIFVVAHNCLELSQLIGAHNGLEAAASLERHLVSLKLTLPFLAVSAGLLCYNWYPASIFVGNIYTSMAVITQESFPNKVQGALLAANALLCGTSALMLLLFLPQIANFVLSIPQVCYKWLQAIHICVAYRNQALSAFQDPVVSYVPDLLEYSNNYTLLNALLWLLGPMAERDLSVLCLGIQVLCCVIGLAVYHFAVKHNV, from the exons ATGCGTCAACCCGGAGATTTGGGCTTTGCTGCGAGGGCTGGCGGCGGAATCAGCAATCCTGCAAGACATCGCTTCACAGTGCTTCCTTCATTGAAATTTGAAGTCGTTTTGGCGTGCCTGCTTGGCGTGCCTTACGCCGTCGTTGCCACGTTGCTGTGTATGTGTGACGATTGGTCCACCCGCACTGCCTTCCTGCTATCCACGTGCTTTCCTCTGGCAATTACAAGCTACTCTGCCCTTCCTAAGTTGGTGAAAGCCCTCCAGTTGAAAG GCCTCTGCAACATCAATTTGCACCAGAAAGAAGGTTCTGAAAGAGTGGCCGAGCCAGGATCGCTCTGGGCATGTCTTCTCTACTTGATTTACCTCGTCGGCCTTGGCGCTGCAAACGCCGGCCCAAACGATATCGCTATATTCAACTGCGCTTTGGTCGCAATCACAACGCTGACTATTCTT GGACTTGTTGACGACATCGTGCAGCTCGGGTGGTTCTCAAAGGTGGCCGTCCCTGGcattg TTGCTATACACATATGCAAAGCGTTTCCACGCGAAACCGTGCTCACGGTTCCGCGAGTACTGCCTCTTATAGGGGGGCATGCGATCAACATCGGCAGTGCGTACTACGCATCGTTGGTGCTTCTGGCGATATTTTTCGTAAACGCCATCAACATATACGCTG TGGGCGAATCCGCGATCATTGCCATCTTCGTGGTGGCGCACAACTGCCTC GAATTATCACAACTTATTGGTGCGCATAATGGACTGGAAGCTGCCGCATCGCTGGAGAGGCACCTGGTGTCGCTAAAGCTAACACTGCCGTTCCTCGCGGTGAGCGCAGGACTGCTGTGTTACAACTGGTACCCGGCATCCATATTCGTAGGAAACATATACACTTCAATGGCGGTAATTACCCAGGAATCTTTCCCAAATAAAGTTCAGGGGGCGTTGTTGGCCGCAAACGCGTTGTTGTGCGGGACTTCTGCGCTTATGTTGCTCCTCTTCCTCCCGCAGATAGCTAATTTTGTATTGTCTATACCTCAGGTGTGTTATAAATGGCTGCAAGCGATACACATCTGTGTAGCTTATCGGAATCAAGCACTGTCCGCGTTTCAGGACCCCGTGGTAAGTTATGTGCCGGAT CTCTTGGAATACTCCAATAACTACACACTCCTCAACGCGCTACTATGG CTTCTCGGCCCCATGGCAGAGCGCGATTTGTCTGTCCTTTGCCTCGGAATCCAAGTGCTTTGTTGCGTGATAGGACTCGCAGTGTATCATTTTGCAGTTAAACATAATGTCTAA
- a CDS encoding fatty acyl-CoA synthetase 3, putative, which yields MEAHKGFSNLGALLGFYGLAIAGTEEEGFSPIYRNTASETLKRASDHGKFQTMWDVFQHGLKINPDAPCIGKREVKSDGSLGAYRFMTYKEVESKALVIGSALHQLPIEVQPSCHPKVKDSKMVGVFVTNCIEWLILEQSCNAYGFTLVPIYNTLGNESIHTILRNSGISVLLCTPATAKTMLTVLELGTEGVNLELIILIECDAVDDALKNNSFGIKFMLWSELEAMGKKKPLPPSPPHPDTLALISYTSGTSGTPKGVMLTQQNVTDLIVVTCEDHVKKSFIENPMERHMSYLPMAHLFEKNFVNAVYYFGGCIGLYSGDIKKLLDDVQEFKPTFFVGVPRLFQRIHDKVMAGVAQKSFVVRGLFKAGLAAKMNRINTTGNYSHALWDKLIFNKLKLLLGGQVKWMLVGSSGMNPSVIERLRAIFGVPLLWGYALTESCAGSTAQNFHDTDPTSCGGPLPSQEFRLRSVPDLQYDATAHPPRGELLIRGYNVMHGYYRDEKATQEALVDGWLHTGDVVEILPSGAIRIIDRVKNVFKLAQGEYVSPGMVESVINMGTLVAQSFVFGKNDEVYTVAVVVPDEDVLKHWKEANGMGSLSFKEVCGRKELRDAIMAEMEKLFQENNLKGYEKVKAIYVEHELFSVENDLLTVTAKLRRHKLRERYAAEIDALYKELRAANKAA from the exons ATGGAGGCGCATAAGGGGTTTTCAAATTTGGGCGCTTTGCTGGGCTTTTACGGTCTGGCAATAGCTGGAACCGAGGAGGAAG GTTTTTCTCCCATCTACCGCAATACTGCATCCGAGACCTTGAAAAGGGCTAGCGACCATGGCAAATTTCAGACGAT GTGGGACGTGTTCCAACACGGTCTCAAAATCAATCCGGACGCTCCTTGCATCGGGAAGCGCGAGGTCAAGTCCGACGGCTCTCTAGGCGCCTATCGCTTCATGACGTACAAGGAG GTGGAATCCAAGGCATTAGTCATCGGAAGTGCCCTACACCAGCTACCGATAGAGGTGCAGCCATCATGCCACCCAAAGGTGAAGGACTCGAAGATGGTTGGGGTGTTCGTCACGAATTGTATTGAGTGGCTCATCCTCGAACAATCGTGTAACGCCTATGGATTCACGCTGGTTCCCATCTATAACACGCTTGGAAACGAGTCCATCCATACAATCCTGCGGAATTCCGGGATTAGCGTCTTGCTCTGCACACCTGCAACGGCAAAGACCATGCTCACTGTTCTTGAGTTGGGCACTGAAGGTGTGAATCTCGAGCTCATTATCCTTATCGAATGCGATGCTGTCGATGACGCACTCAAAAACAACAGCTTTGGAATCAAGTTCATGCTCTGGAGCGAACTGGAGGCTATGGGCAAGAAGAAGCCgctgccgccgtcgcccccGCACCCTGACACCTTGGCCCTGATATCGTATACGTCCGGTACCAGCGGCACCCCCAAGGGTGTTATGCTCACCCAGCAGAACGTCACCGACCTTATCGTGGTGACCTGCGAGGATC ACGTGAAGAAATCATTCATTGAGAATCCGATGGAGCGACACATGAGTTACCTGCCCATGGCCCACCTGTTCGAAAAGAACTTCGTGAACGCTGTATACTACTTTGGCGGGTGCATAGGGCTCTACTCCGGGGACATCAAGAAGCTACTTGACGACGTGCAGGAGTTCAAACCCACCTTCTTCGTGGGAGTGCCCCGTCTGTTCCAGCGCATCCACGACAAGGTTATGGCTGGAGTGGCACAGAAATCGTTCGTGGTGAGGGGGCTGTTCAAGGCCGGGCTGGCAGCAAAGATGAATCGCATTAACACAACTGGTAACTATTCCCATGCATTATGGGACAAGCTAATCTTCAACAAGCTGAAGCTCCTGCTAGGAGGCCAAGTGAAGTGGATGCTGGTGGGATCCTCCGGCATGAACCCCAGCGTGATTGAACGCCTGCGAGCTATATTCGGCGTGCCGCTACTCTGGGGTTACGCCCTTACCGAAAGCTGTGCCGGAAGCACGGCACAGAACTTCCACGACACCGACCCTACCAGCTGCGGAGGGCCGCTGCCAAGCCAGGAGTTCCGCCTGAGGTCCGTACCCGATCTGCAGTACGACGCCACTGCGCACCCACCGCGCGGCGAACTCCTCATCCGTGGTTACAATGTCATGCACGGCTACTATCGCGACGAAAAGGCTACACAGGAAGCCCTGGTTGATGGCTGGCTGCACACCGGAGACGTCGTGGAGATTCTACCGAGTGGAGCCATCCGCATTATAGACCGCGTGAAGAACGTCTTCAAACTGGCTCAGGGCGAATATGTGTCGCCTGGCATGGTGGAATCTGTCATTAACATGGGCACCCTGGTCGCGCAGTCCTTCGTGTTCGGCAAAAACGATGAAGTTTACACTGTCGCGGTGGTGGTACCTGACGAGGACGTCCTGAAACATTGGAAGGAGGCCAATGGCATGGGATCGCTCAGCTTCAAGGAAGTGTGCGGCCGGAAGGAGTTACGCGACGCAATCATGGCCGAGATGGAGAAGCTGTTCCAGGAGAACAACTTGAAGGGATAcgagaaggtgaaggccATTTATGTTGAGCACGAACTGTTCAGTGTTGAGAACGATCTGCTAACCGTGACCGCTAAATTGCGACGTCACAAGCTGCGGGAAAGATATGCTGCAGAAATAGATGCGCTCTACAAAGAGTTACGCGCGGCCAACAAGGCGGCCTGA